ACGTACCCACCTCGTCCTAGTCCGCCAGTAACGGCAACCACATCCAAGAAGCCATGTCTCCACCAGAGTCAGGGAACAGAATACTGCCAAATATGTATAACACATACGCCCTGCAGTATCGCTGCACCGTGTCCTCGTCCGCGTCGGTGAGACACTGGGAGAAGTTGGCACACAACCAACTCAGAGGCACACCGGAGGTCTTCGTCAGCCGCTGACCATCAGCTGCCACTGGAGGCTCCACACCGAGGTACTCCTCCACCCGCTGCCTCCAGTTCCCTGAGGCCGTGTCACCTGTGACTGCCTGACCTCGTATAGGAAGACCCTGGATCATGGCGACGTCCTCCAGTGTGACCGTCAACTCCCCGAAGGGTAGGTGAAAGGTGTGAGTCTCTGGGCGCCATATGTCGACAAGGGCCGTCAGAGCCGCAGCGTTGTACAGAGGCATCGGGCGTTGCGCCATGGTGACGAACACGAACAGCTTCGCCCGCCGTAGGTACGGAATGTACCAGACGTCGAACGGGATGTGTGATGTGTGACCTCTTACTCGAAGGGTCTTCAGCAGCTGCATCAAAAGACACAAATAATATGGTAGTGTTAGCAAGAACATAGGATATACATAAATTGTGGAAAGAATGAAATACTTTTTGGGGCTAACCTCTCCGCTGGCTATCTTGGGAGCCCGGTGCTTCTCCTCTTAGAAATCCTCCAACCCTGGAAAGTGCGCCATAGGTTTTTTGCTGGAACACAGGTGTTTTGCTGGAACACAGCAAGATGAAAATAGTTCAGTACACTACAATGGTTTTGAGAGGATAGGCATGGCTCAAGTATGTGCTACAACATAAGAGTAGTAGATAAATTATTCTTGTGCTACTCTGCAATGTGGGTACCAAACTCAAACAAGAATTGCATAATTCATGCTCTACATGTATTTATTTCCCTGTTGTAACCTAATAACATTCTTTGCCGAGTATATTGCAGAAGTTAGAACAATCCAGTCGCCTAGAAAAGGTGAGGAAAAAATACATTGCTGAACTTACGTCTATTTCAAATCTTAGAGCAAGAGAAAATATACATGGCAGGCACATGTGAAGCTTTATCCATAAATAAATACCAAATTGTACCAACTAAAATACTAAACATGCACATTGTTCATAAAACTAAAATTCCATACTCCTATAAATTGCCTAGCCATCACCCCACATCAACCCCATTCAAACCATAGCCATCACCACACATCCAAATATAGTTTCTAAAATTTACAAACCAACAACAACCAAATGGAGCAATATTAATATGTCACTTCCACACTACATCCCCACCCACATTATCCAACTAACAATTCATCACGAGCAAACTATTCTCAAACCACGATTTGAACCAAATCAATGCAAAATACACAATATAATGTCGGGAAAATTAGGGTTTTTGGAGAAGTTTACCTTTCCAAACGATTTTCAACTcacactactacgaaaaccatctttcgtggcgGCCATTTTGGGTTTCTGCTGGCGGAAATCGCAGTCGCCAAaaagcaaaggccagtgaaaatgtcgattttcgctagcggttatTTACCGCCAGCCAAAATGCATCTTCGCTGGCGGTTGAGAAAGGAACACCCGCCAGCAAAGAGATGTCTTCTCTGGCGGTAGCCTTAGGACGGCCGCCAGCGAAGACATGTCTTTGCTGGCGGCGGACATAACGCAGCCGCCAGCAAAGAAGTATCTCCACTTGCGTTAGCCTTAGGTCGGCCGCCAACGAAGATAATTCTTTGCTGGCGGCTCACAATATTTTAGGCCACGTGGCACGCTAGGAAAAATGAAGTAAGGCTTCTGTGGATGGACACGTGGCCCGACAGCGAAGATATGGACCGTCCTAGTTCTGACACATGGCCCGCCAGtgaagatgcaatttttttaaaaaaattaaaacattattatatatactattttttcttttcttcgtgCGCGTCTTTCAGAGTCAGACGTGGTTGATATAACTAATCGAGCTATCGATAGAGTATGTTCTCTTTCGCGTATTTTAGAGCCACGCATTGAGTATATATGAAACAgaataatatacatatatataaatattcggaagcacctatatatatgtacattgaCAAATTAAATTCGACCAACGACATAACATTTACAAGTATTTTGAATGAATTACAAAACCCTAGCTATATTATACGCCTGGTCCAGTTAGACAGGGATTCGTTCTCCGGCAGGGCTAAGACTCCTTCCTTGTTGAAAAACTGCCCAAGCTGATGTGCGCACTCACGGTGGATGAAGTAGCACATGTCCGCCTGAATGTTCTGAATGGATGTATCATTGAGCTCTCTTTCAGacttgaggaattttggaagctgCAACCAGATCATGACAGAATTAAGGAAATTAACTATTCACAATAATACAAGTTAGCGACTAATTTAACAAGTGTGTATTACTTACCTCGTCGTAATTCGCACAATATTTCCCATTAACCCTTAGGAACTCACAACAGTAATATCCGCATAGTACTGTTCCCACCAGTTGCTTGTGACACTTTCAAcatcaaaataattataaggTATAATAGGTTATTACatggaaacacacaagcatTTATGAAAATTAAGTAGTACTATTTGGCATCCATATATATGTACTTACCGGCCACTTATTGCGGATGGATATGCGTTCTCTTGAGTTTTGCATAGTCCGCCTCGCTGGTAATACCTTTTAAATGCATTGTTTTGCGGATATAACTAATTTACATTCATCAGAGGTTAAAACACGTCATGCTAATATCTTACTTACAGATCGATAATTCTTAGAAATTCCTGATAGGTGTTGCTATCTTTGTCGAGAGAATCCAAGGCGATAACTTCATTGTACTTTGGATAGAGAAGAAAGACTATCCAATGGTCGCTGCAAACGAAATTGTTAGTCGAGCCatgattatatgtatatactctTAGTGCATATATATTACAACTTACTCAAAGGAATATGGGGCATAAACACACTCCTTGTCCTGCGTAGATTCAAGCGCAATAGCTACGTACGTAGTGACATCGAGCACCTTTTCATGATGCCTTTGTGCTATGTAAGCTTTCCTTTCTTCGGGAGTCATAGACTTGATGTGTTCCGGTAGCTTCTTCTCGTCTAGCGTGTATGTGTGGTTCGGCTTACTTATCCTGCACGGGTTTAGGTAGGCGACAGGCTTTTTCATCGCTTCAGCTTCCAGGTAATTCCTCCTGCCAACAATGGATGACCAAATGAGCTACGCATACAGGTGTAGTGATCTATTAACACGTTCAAGTGTAGCAGTAACAGACACCAGATGGCAATCAAATTGGTGTAGAGGGAATGCATATCGGAGAAATGGACTTGGAGTAGACAAGGACCGCTCCAGAAGATGTTCTCCCCCACAGCAACTGTGAATGAATCGATGCCTTTCATGGTGCTTACCCTAATGTACCAATCGTGCCACCTTCTTAGTTGCCAGTCGTAAATGAATGGTTTGCCATTCTCAAACTCGTGTGGCACGTCTGGGGAATTGATATAGTTGAGATAGTCATCGAAGGTCTGTTTGAACCCTTTAATTTTCTTGGACGCACTTTTTGCTTTGTGCTTGTGCGTCCTTACCATCACTGGCACATCGGCACCCTTAGATTCCTCTAGCTGCGATTGCTCTGGTTGCGATTGCTCTGGTTGATCGGGCATTGGCTGATCAAGCACCGCTTCAATTTCACCCGCCGCTAGCTTTGTAGGCTTTGCTTGTACAGGCTCTGATGGTTGTGCGGAAGACATTTCCCGTATTGCTAGCTGTGATTGTTGCTTTGCAAGCACCGATTGTTCTTCTGCATCCTTTTCTGTCCGAGGTGATGCAACAGGAGGCTCTGGTCCTGGAGG
The window above is part of the Oryza sativa Japonica Group chromosome 7, ASM3414082v1 genome. Proteins encoded here:
- the LOC136357430 gene encoding protein MAIN-LIKE 1-like — protein: MQLLKTLRVRGHTSHIPFDVWYIPYLRRAKLFVFVTMAQRPMPLYNAAALTALVDIWRPETHTFHLPFGELTVTLEDVAMIQGLPIRGQAVTGDTASGNWRQRVEEYLGVEPPVAADGQRLTKTSGVPLSWLCANFSQCLTDADEDTVQRYCRAYVLYIFGSILFPDSGGDMASWMWLPLLAD